In one Suricata suricatta isolate VVHF042 chromosome 9, meerkat_22Aug2017_6uvM2_HiC, whole genome shotgun sequence genomic region, the following are encoded:
- the TRIM69 gene encoding E3 ubiquitin-protein ligase TRIM69 isoform X5 codes for MQKDAIAAYKENKLHLQQHISLEFIKLHQFLHSKEKDILNELREDGKALNDEMELNLNQLQEQCLLANEMLVSIQTRLEEQNPFDFLKDITSLLDSLEQGTEVLIPRELISRKLNPGLYKGPIQYMMWREMESSLSPGLSPLTLDPKTAHPNLMLSKNQTSVWHGDVKQVMPDDPERFDSSVAVLGSKGFTSGKWYWEVEVTKKTKWTVGVVRESIIRKGSCPLTPEQGFWLLRLRNQTDLKALDLPSCSLKLTDNLNRVGIYLDYEGGQVSFYNAKTMAHIYTFSSTFQEKLYPYFCPCLNDGGENKEPLHILHPHN; via the exons ATGCAGAAAGATGCTATTGCTGCTTACAAG GAAAACAAGCTACATCTGCAGCAACACATCTCCTTGGAGTTTATAAAGCTACATCAGttcctgcacagcaaagaaaaggacattttaaatgaGCTCCGAGAAGATGGGAAAGCCTTGAATGACGAGATGGAGCTGAATCTGAACCAGCTTCAGGAACAGTGTCTACTAGCCAATGAGATGTTGGTGAGCATCCAGACACGATTGGAAGAGCAGAATCCCTTCGACTTTCTCAAA gatatcACATCTCTCTTGGATAG CTTGGAACAAggaacagaagtgctgatacccAGAGAGCTTATCTCCAGAAAGTTGAACCCAGGCCTGTACAAAGGTCCCATCCAGTACATGATGTGGAGGGAaatggaatcctctctctccccag GCCTATCTCCTTTAACTCTGGACCCTAAAACAGCTCACCCAAATCTGATGCTCTCCAAAAACCAAACCAGTGTGTGGCATGGTGACGTTAAGCAGGTAATGCCTGATGATCCAGAGAGGTTTGACTCAAGTGTGGCTGTGCTGGGCTCAAAAGGCTTCACGTCTGGAAAGTGGTATTGGGAAGTAGAAGTAACAAAGAAGACAAAATGGACAGTTGGAGTCGTCAGAGAATCCATCATTCGGAAGGGCAGCTGTCCTCTAACTCCTGAGCAAGGATTCTGGCTTTTAAGACTAAGGAACCAAACTGATCTAAAGGCTCTGGACTTGCCTTCTTGCAGTCTAAAACTGACTGACAACCTCAACAGGGTGGGAATATACCTGGATTATGAAGGAGGACAGGTGTCCTTCTACAATGCTAAAACCATGGCCCATATCTATACCTTCAGTAGCACTTTCCAGGAGAAACTTTATCCCTATTTCTGCCCTTGCCTTAATGATGGTGGAGAGAATAAAGAACCACTGCATATCTTACATCCACATAATTAG
- the TRIM69 gene encoding E3 ubiquitin-protein ligase TRIM69 isoform X1 produces MEVSSRPSSNIDPGNYGEVHDLITQLPSKVQIQDITKELHCPLCNDWFCDPLMLSCGHNFCQACIQNFWKQQAKETFCPECKMLCQYSNCTFNLVLEKLVEKIKKLPLLKGHPQCPEHGENLKLFSKPDGKLICFQCKDARLSVGQSKDFLQISDAVHFFMEELTIHQGQLGATLKELQSLKNMQKDAIAAYKENKLHLQQHISLEFIKLHQFLHSKEKDILNELREDGKALNDEMELNLNQLQEQCLLANEMLVSIQTRLEEQNPFDFLKDITSLLDSLEQGTEVLIPRELISRKLNPGLYKGPIQYMMWREMESSLSPGLSPLTLDPKTAHPNLMLSKNQTSVWHGDVKQVMPDDPERFDSSVAVLGSKGFTSGKWYWEVEVTKKTKWTVGVVRESIIRKGSCPLTPEQGFWLLRLRNQTDLKALDLPSCSLKLTDNLNRVGIYLDYEGGQVSFYNAKTMAHIYTFSSTFQEKLYPYFCPCLNDGGENKEPLHILHPHN; encoded by the exons GTATCTTCCAGACCCTCTTCCAACATCGACCCAGGCAACTATGGTGAAGTACATGATCTGATTACCCAGCTACCCTCTAAAGTGCAGATACAAGATATTACTAAGGAGCTACACTGCCCACTGTGTAATGATTGGTTCTGTGATCCATTGATGCTAAGCTGTGGCCACAACTTCTGCCAGGCTTGTATCCAAAACTTTTGGAAGCAGCAAGCAAAGGAAACATTCTGTCCTGAGTGTAAGATGCTATGTCAATATAGCAACTGTACATTCAACCTTGTACTGGAGAAGCTGGTAGAGAAGATTAAGAAGCTACCCTTACTCAAAGGCCATCCACAGTGCCCAGAGCATGGAGAGAACCTGAAACTATTCAGTAAGCCAGATGGGAAACTGATCTGCTTTCAATGCAAAGATGCTCGGTTGTCTGTGGGGCAGTCTAAAGATTTCCTGCAGATCTCTGATGCTGTCCATTTCTTCATG GAGGAGCTCACCATCCACCAGGGTCAACTGGGGGCGACACTGAAGGAACTTCAGTCTCTGAAGAATATGCAGAAAGATGCTATTGCTGCTTACAAG GAAAACAAGCTACATCTGCAGCAACACATCTCCTTGGAGTTTATAAAGCTACATCAGttcctgcacagcaaagaaaaggacattttaaatgaGCTCCGAGAAGATGGGAAAGCCTTGAATGACGAGATGGAGCTGAATCTGAACCAGCTTCAGGAACAGTGTCTACTAGCCAATGAGATGTTGGTGAGCATCCAGACACGATTGGAAGAGCAGAATCCCTTCGACTTTCTCAAA gatatcACATCTCTCTTGGATAG CTTGGAACAAggaacagaagtgctgatacccAGAGAGCTTATCTCCAGAAAGTTGAACCCAGGCCTGTACAAAGGTCCCATCCAGTACATGATGTGGAGGGAaatggaatcctctctctccccag GCCTATCTCCTTTAACTCTGGACCCTAAAACAGCTCACCCAAATCTGATGCTCTCCAAAAACCAAACCAGTGTGTGGCATGGTGACGTTAAGCAGGTAATGCCTGATGATCCAGAGAGGTTTGACTCAAGTGTGGCTGTGCTGGGCTCAAAAGGCTTCACGTCTGGAAAGTGGTATTGGGAAGTAGAAGTAACAAAGAAGACAAAATGGACAGTTGGAGTCGTCAGAGAATCCATCATTCGGAAGGGCAGCTGTCCTCTAACTCCTGAGCAAGGATTCTGGCTTTTAAGACTAAGGAACCAAACTGATCTAAAGGCTCTGGACTTGCCTTCTTGCAGTCTAAAACTGACTGACAACCTCAACAGGGTGGGAATATACCTGGATTATGAAGGAGGACAGGTGTCCTTCTACAATGCTAAAACCATGGCCCATATCTATACCTTCAGTAGCACTTTCCAGGAGAAACTTTATCCCTATTTCTGCCCTTGCCTTAATGATGGTGGAGAGAATAAAGAACCACTGCATATCTTACATCCACATAATTAG
- the TRIM69 gene encoding E3 ubiquitin-protein ligase TRIM69 isoform X4, producing the protein MEEELTIHQGQLGATLKELQSLKNMQKDAIAAYKENKLHLQQHISLEFIKLHQFLHSKEKDILNELREDGKALNDEMELNLNQLQEQCLLANEMLVSIQTRLEEQNPFDFLKDITSLLDSLEQGTEVLIPRELISRKLNPGLYKGPIQYMMWREMESSLSPGLSPLTLDPKTAHPNLMLSKNQTSVWHGDVKQVMPDDPERFDSSVAVLGSKGFTSGKWYWEVEVTKKTKWTVGVVRESIIRKGSCPLTPEQGFWLLRLRNQTDLKALDLPSCSLKLTDNLNRVGIYLDYEGGQVSFYNAKTMAHIYTFSSTFQEKLYPYFCPCLNDGGENKEPLHILHPHN; encoded by the exons GAGGAGCTCACCATCCACCAGGGTCAACTGGGGGCGACACTGAAGGAACTTCAGTCTCTGAAGAATATGCAGAAAGATGCTATTGCTGCTTACAAG GAAAACAAGCTACATCTGCAGCAACACATCTCCTTGGAGTTTATAAAGCTACATCAGttcctgcacagcaaagaaaaggacattttaaatgaGCTCCGAGAAGATGGGAAAGCCTTGAATGACGAGATGGAGCTGAATCTGAACCAGCTTCAGGAACAGTGTCTACTAGCCAATGAGATGTTGGTGAGCATCCAGACACGATTGGAAGAGCAGAATCCCTTCGACTTTCTCAAA gatatcACATCTCTCTTGGATAG CTTGGAACAAggaacagaagtgctgatacccAGAGAGCTTATCTCCAGAAAGTTGAACCCAGGCCTGTACAAAGGTCCCATCCAGTACATGATGTGGAGGGAaatggaatcctctctctccccag GCCTATCTCCTTTAACTCTGGACCCTAAAACAGCTCACCCAAATCTGATGCTCTCCAAAAACCAAACCAGTGTGTGGCATGGTGACGTTAAGCAGGTAATGCCTGATGATCCAGAGAGGTTTGACTCAAGTGTGGCTGTGCTGGGCTCAAAAGGCTTCACGTCTGGAAAGTGGTATTGGGAAGTAGAAGTAACAAAGAAGACAAAATGGACAGTTGGAGTCGTCAGAGAATCCATCATTCGGAAGGGCAGCTGTCCTCTAACTCCTGAGCAAGGATTCTGGCTTTTAAGACTAAGGAACCAAACTGATCTAAAGGCTCTGGACTTGCCTTCTTGCAGTCTAAAACTGACTGACAACCTCAACAGGGTGGGAATATACCTGGATTATGAAGGAGGACAGGTGTCCTTCTACAATGCTAAAACCATGGCCCATATCTATACCTTCAGTAGCACTTTCCAGGAGAAACTTTATCCCTATTTCTGCCCTTGCCTTAATGATGGTGGAGAGAATAAAGAACCACTGCATATCTTACATCCACATAATTAG
- the TRIM69 gene encoding E3 ubiquitin-protein ligase TRIM69 isoform X2, producing MEVSSRPSSNIDPGNYGEVHDLITQLPSKVQIQDITKELHCPLCNDWFCDPLMLSCGHNFCQACIQNFWKQQAKETFCPECKMLCQYSNCTFNLVLEKLVEKIKKLPLLKGHPQCPEHGENLKLFRGAHHPPGSTGGDTEGTSVSEEYAERCYCCLQGFQENKLHLQQHISLEFIKLHQFLHSKEKDILNELREDGKALNDEMELNLNQLQEQCLLANEMLVSIQTRLEEQNPFDFLKDITSLLDSLEQGTEVLIPRELISRKLNPGLYKGPIQYMMWREMESSLSPGLSPLTLDPKTAHPNLMLSKNQTSVWHGDVKQVMPDDPERFDSSVAVLGSKGFTSGKWYWEVEVTKKTKWTVGVVRESIIRKGSCPLTPEQGFWLLRLRNQTDLKALDLPSCSLKLTDNLNRVGIYLDYEGGQVSFYNAKTMAHIYTFSSTFQEKLYPYFCPCLNDGGENKEPLHILHPHN from the exons GTATCTTCCAGACCCTCTTCCAACATCGACCCAGGCAACTATGGTGAAGTACATGATCTGATTACCCAGCTACCCTCTAAAGTGCAGATACAAGATATTACTAAGGAGCTACACTGCCCACTGTGTAATGATTGGTTCTGTGATCCATTGATGCTAAGCTGTGGCCACAACTTCTGCCAGGCTTGTATCCAAAACTTTTGGAAGCAGCAAGCAAAGGAAACATTCTGTCCTGAGTGTAAGATGCTATGTCAATATAGCAACTGTACATTCAACCTTGTACTGGAGAAGCTGGTAGAGAAGATTAAGAAGCTACCCTTACTCAAAGGCCATCCACAGTGCCCAGAGCATGGAGAGAACCTGAAACTATTCA GAGGAGCTCACCATCCACCAGGGTCAACTGGGGGCGACACTGAAGGAACTTCAGTCTCTGAAGAATATGCAGAAAGATGCTATTGCTGCTTACAAG gttTCCAGGAAAACAAGCTACATCTGCAGCAACACATCTCCTTGGAGTTTATAAAGCTACATCAGttcctgcacagcaaagaaaaggacattttaaatgaGCTCCGAGAAGATGGGAAAGCCTTGAATGACGAGATGGAGCTGAATCTGAACCAGCTTCAGGAACAGTGTCTACTAGCCAATGAGATGTTGGTGAGCATCCAGACACGATTGGAAGAGCAGAATCCCTTCGACTTTCTCAAA gatatcACATCTCTCTTGGATAG CTTGGAACAAggaacagaagtgctgatacccAGAGAGCTTATCTCCAGAAAGTTGAACCCAGGCCTGTACAAAGGTCCCATCCAGTACATGATGTGGAGGGAaatggaatcctctctctccccag GCCTATCTCCTTTAACTCTGGACCCTAAAACAGCTCACCCAAATCTGATGCTCTCCAAAAACCAAACCAGTGTGTGGCATGGTGACGTTAAGCAGGTAATGCCTGATGATCCAGAGAGGTTTGACTCAAGTGTGGCTGTGCTGGGCTCAAAAGGCTTCACGTCTGGAAAGTGGTATTGGGAAGTAGAAGTAACAAAGAAGACAAAATGGACAGTTGGAGTCGTCAGAGAATCCATCATTCGGAAGGGCAGCTGTCCTCTAACTCCTGAGCAAGGATTCTGGCTTTTAAGACTAAGGAACCAAACTGATCTAAAGGCTCTGGACTTGCCTTCTTGCAGTCTAAAACTGACTGACAACCTCAACAGGGTGGGAATATACCTGGATTATGAAGGAGGACAGGTGTCCTTCTACAATGCTAAAACCATGGCCCATATCTATACCTTCAGTAGCACTTTCCAGGAGAAACTTTATCCCTATTTCTGCCCTTGCCTTAATGATGGTGGAGAGAATAAAGAACCACTGCATATCTTACATCCACATAATTAG
- the TRIM69 gene encoding E3 ubiquitin-protein ligase TRIM69 isoform X3, whose product MIELNGGGAHHPPGSTGGDTEGTSVSEEYAERCYCCLQGFQENKLHLQQHISLEFIKLHQFLHSKEKDILNELREDGKALNDEMELNLNQLQEQCLLANEMLVSIQTRLEEQNPFDFLKDITSLLDSLEQGTEVLIPRELISRKLNPGLYKGPIQYMMWREMESSLSPGLSPLTLDPKTAHPNLMLSKNQTSVWHGDVKQVMPDDPERFDSSVAVLGSKGFTSGKWYWEVEVTKKTKWTVGVVRESIIRKGSCPLTPEQGFWLLRLRNQTDLKALDLPSCSLKLTDNLNRVGIYLDYEGGQVSFYNAKTMAHIYTFSSTFQEKLYPYFCPCLNDGGENKEPLHILHPHN is encoded by the exons GAGGAGCTCACCATCCACCAGGGTCAACTGGGGGCGACACTGAAGGAACTTCAGTCTCTGAAGAATATGCAGAAAGATGCTATTGCTGCTTACAAG gttTCCAGGAAAACAAGCTACATCTGCAGCAACACATCTCCTTGGAGTTTATAAAGCTACATCAGttcctgcacagcaaagaaaaggacattttaaatgaGCTCCGAGAAGATGGGAAAGCCTTGAATGACGAGATGGAGCTGAATCTGAACCAGCTTCAGGAACAGTGTCTACTAGCCAATGAGATGTTGGTGAGCATCCAGACACGATTGGAAGAGCAGAATCCCTTCGACTTTCTCAAA gatatcACATCTCTCTTGGATAG CTTGGAACAAggaacagaagtgctgatacccAGAGAGCTTATCTCCAGAAAGTTGAACCCAGGCCTGTACAAAGGTCCCATCCAGTACATGATGTGGAGGGAaatggaatcctctctctccccag GCCTATCTCCTTTAACTCTGGACCCTAAAACAGCTCACCCAAATCTGATGCTCTCCAAAAACCAAACCAGTGTGTGGCATGGTGACGTTAAGCAGGTAATGCCTGATGATCCAGAGAGGTTTGACTCAAGTGTGGCTGTGCTGGGCTCAAAAGGCTTCACGTCTGGAAAGTGGTATTGGGAAGTAGAAGTAACAAAGAAGACAAAATGGACAGTTGGAGTCGTCAGAGAATCCATCATTCGGAAGGGCAGCTGTCCTCTAACTCCTGAGCAAGGATTCTGGCTTTTAAGACTAAGGAACCAAACTGATCTAAAGGCTCTGGACTTGCCTTCTTGCAGTCTAAAACTGACTGACAACCTCAACAGGGTGGGAATATACCTGGATTATGAAGGAGGACAGGTGTCCTTCTACAATGCTAAAACCATGGCCCATATCTATACCTTCAGTAGCACTTTCCAGGAGAAACTTTATCCCTATTTCTGCCCTTGCCTTAATGATGGTGGAGAGAATAAAGAACCACTGCATATCTTACATCCACATAATTAG